From the Lemur catta isolate mLemCat1 chromosome 1, mLemCat1.pri, whole genome shotgun sequence genome, the window GCAGAGAAACTCCATGAAAGTAAAGAAGGGCATCAAGGTAGAGAAACCTTGAGCCAGATTCCAGAGCGTGTTCTGCACAAGAAAACTCCTTTAGTAAAAGCATGTGAAAGCAGTGTGTGTGGAGAGATCGCCATGGGTCATTCATTTCACATGAGAGATCACACTGAACATGAACCAAATGAGTATCAGGAATTCACAGAGAAGCCATATACACGTAGCCAATGTGAGAAAGCCTTCGGTGATCACCACTCTTTCCCAATACATGAAAGTCCTCACACTCATGCTAGAGAGAAACCCTATGATTGTAAGGAATGTAGGAAAACCTTTATTTCTCCCAAAACCCTTCGAAGACACATGGCAACACACACTGGAGATGGATCTCATAAATGTAAGTTTTGTAGGAAAGGCTTTGCTTATCCCAGTTTGTTACATATACATGAAAGAAGtcacactggggagaaaccctATCAATGCAAGCAATGTGGTAAAGCCTTCAGGTATTCCTATTACattgaaatacataaaagaattcacactggagagaaaccctatacaTGTAAAATATGTGGTAAAGCCTTTATTTATCCTGTTCAAAGCCATGAAAAGACTCACAATAGAGAGAATCTGTATGAATGTAAGCAATGTGGGAAAGCATTCTCTCTTATGAGTTTGCGAAGACACATGATAATGCACACTGGAGAGGGACGTTATAAATGTAAGGTATGTGGGAAAGCCTTTGATTACCCCAGTGAAGTTCGAATACACGAAAGAAtacacactggagagaaaccctatcaGTGTAAgcaatgtgggaaggccttcagtTGTTCCAGTACTTTTCGAAAACATGAAcaaattcacactggagagaaaccctataaatgtacAAAATGCGAGAAAGCCTTTAGATCTCGCAGTTCTGTTCGAAATCATGAAATGACTCACACTGGAaagaaaccctatgaatgcaaggaatgtgggaaaatgtttatttgtgCCACAAGCCTTCGAAGACACATGATAATGCACACTGGAAATGGAGCTTATAAGTGTCAGATATGCGGGAAGGCCTTTGCTTTTCCCAGTTCATTTCATAGACATGAAAGAATTCACATAGGAGAGA encodes:
- the LOC123639246 gene encoding zinc finger protein 627-like, which produces MESVTFEDVAVTFTQGEWALLNPSQKNLYRDVMWETLRNLSFVGIKLEDQDSEDRYKNPGRNLRCYMAEKLHESKEGHQGRETLSQIPERVLHKKTPLVKACESSVCGEIAMGHSFHMRDHTEHEPNEYQEFTEKPYTRSQCEKAFGDHHSFPIHESPHTHAREKPYDCKECRKTFISPKTLRRHMATHTGDGSHKCKFCRKGFAYPSLLHIHERSHTGEKPYQCKQCGKAFRYSYYIEIHKRIHTGEKPYTCKICGKAFIYPVQSHEKTHNRENLYECKQCGKAFSLMSLRRHMIMHTGEGRYKCKVCGKAFDYPSEVRIHERIHTGEKPYQCKQCGKAFSCSSTFRKHEQIHTGEKPYKCTKCEKAFAFPSSFHRHERIHIGEKAYECKQCGKTFRRSGSFRIHERKHTGEKL